In Aethina tumida isolate Nest 87 chromosome 2, icAetTumi1.1, whole genome shotgun sequence, the DNA window TtgggttaaataaataatattcataagcATACAATTTCATCCCCAAGTTCAGCTTTTATAGACTTcagaattttctattaaaggACGTGAATGTTTACCAACCCCTGATTTCATTTGATTATTACATggtttatgattatttaaattatacgttCGACTATCATATTGGAAGGACAATTTTAACGAATCGGTTCGATTATAGTACTTTGGTAAACACGGTTTACATCTAATAAACGTAAACTGATGAAATAATGCaaaggttaaaaatattattaatgtatttttataaattatcttctAATACTAcacgatataaaatattacgatATAATGTCCTTTGGATAATTctggaataaattattttaattcgaaaatattaatagtgacCTGAATATTGGAGACAACAACGTTCAAGACCTTTTATGAAATACtattataagtaattatttatgaacggTTTGTTTAAACTGTTTTCCACCTTTCTTAGAACTTTTTTTAGCCCATTTGGTACTGTGTTCATGGTGAGACTTCCCAGCTTTGGATTCTTGGTGACCTTTCTTCACATCCACGTTCTGTCCAGTTAGAGATTTTCCAGATTTTCCATGGCGATCTTCAGATTTTtggttctataaaaatattattaataacagaaatcgtatttattaaatagtacctTATGGTTGTTCGCCTTCTTCTTAGTCAATGAATGAGTTTGGTgtttttgactttttttacCGAAAACGTTGTATTCACCACTTTTATGGGAGTTACTGTAAAAACTGTCGTGTTTCTTCAACTCATCTTTGTGGTACTTCTCCCTGAATCcctaagaataaaaaataaaacaatatttcacaaatttaaattatttgaaaatcaaaCCTTCTTGTAGTTGCCTTTCTTGTGATGTGCCCCTTCTTGTGCTTTGGCGCCATGTTGGGAATCCTCCTGCAGTTGCTTGAAACTTTGGTGCCCGGCTTGAGAAAAATGCTCGGTTTTCTTTCCACCATGTTCGTCGTCGGTTTTCACATGTTTCTCATTCAATTTTTCCCCCTTGTTCGAAGTTTCTTCATCGTGACTTGACTTTTTGCCGGATTTTTTTGTCTGTTTGTGAACGACGTGTTTTTCATCTAAAAAACAAATGATTTGTATTTATGATTTGTTACGAATAATAGTTCCTTACCTTTTTTTTGGTCACCGTGAGCCTGCTCTATGGATTTGGCGTGGTGATGATCTGGGTTAACGGCATGAGGTGGTGTGTTGGCTTCTGATAAACAAAGTACCGTCAGCCAAACTGACAAAAcctaaaaaaagtattttaaataataattttcggaAAAAAAGTAACGTAAgtatcaaacaatttttcttaaaatatttgtttatttgttacataaaatatgtgatagtttattttttagcaCCAAATTGTTGGTTTatcttgaattttaataaattaataagttggctacacttaataatattttaatattaattcacctATTTCCGTCAAGTTTGACAAAATACATTGACTTTCTagatgaaacaatttaaaaccgGTCCGAATTACACATTCTGACAAATATACACGTTACTATCACCTCATATACAATACTATTTATGAATTGGTGTAAACATACTAAACAacgtgttttatttgtttatattggcGAAGGCCAACAGTTGaatcaaataaatctaattttataccATCCCAAGCATTCTATTAATCGACTTTAT includes these proteins:
- the LOC109600808 gene encoding filaggrin, encoding MKLSFVLVLSVWLTVLCLSEANTPPHAVNPDHHHAKSIEQAHGDQKKDEKHVVHKQTKKSGKKSSHDEETSNKGEKLNEKHVKTDDEHGGKKTEHFSQAGHQSFKQLQEDSQHGAKAQEGAHHKKGNYKKGFREKYHKDELKKHDSFYSNSHKSGEYNVFGKKSQKHQTHSLTKKKANNHKNQKSEDRHGKSGKSLTGQNVDVKKGHQESKAGKSHHEHSTKWAKKSSKKGGKQFKQTVHK